CTCCTCGCTGACCAGGAGCAGGCCCGCGGCGCCGTCGTTCATGGGCGAGGCGTTGCCCGCGGTGACGGTGCCCCCCTTGCGGAAGACCGGCTTGAGCGTGCCCAGCTTCTCCAGGGACGTGTCGGGGCGGATGCACTCGTCCTGGTCGACGACGACGCCGTCCGGGCGCGTGACGGGGAGGATCTCGGCGTCGAAGAGGCCGTTCTTGCGGGCCTCGGCGGCGTTGTGGTGGCTGCGCAGCGCGAAGGCGTCCTGGCGCTCACGTGGGACGTCGTAGCGCTCGGCGACCTCCTCGGCGGTCTCCCCCATGGCGAGGACGCCGTGCAGCTCCTTCATCTTCGGGTTGACCAGTCGCCAGCCCAGGCGTGTGTCGTACGTCTCCATCTTGTGCGGGAGCGCCTCGTCGGGGCGCTGGAGCACGAAGGGGGCGCGGCTCATGGACTCGGAGCCGCCCGCGAGGACGACGTCGGCCTCGCCGGAGGCGATGGTCCGGGCGGCGGTGGTGACGGCTTCGAGGCCGGAGGCGCACAGCCGGTTCACGGTCGCGCCGGGTACGGACTCGGGCAGGCCCGCGAGGAGGGCGGCCATGCGCGCGATGTTGCGGTTGTCCTCGCCGGCCTGGTTCGCCGCGCCCCAGTAGACGTCGTCGATCCGGGCCGGGTCGAGCTCAGGCACACCGGCGAGCAGGCCGCGGATGACGCCGGCCGCGAGGTCGTCCGGGCGCACGGTGGACAGGGACCCGCGCAGCTTTCCGATCGGGGTGCGGCGGGCGGCGGCGAAGTGGACGGGACGCACGTGCGGCTCCTGGGGGAAGTTAATTAGCACTGCTAGTTTTGGACTATAGACCCGGGCCCCGCACCCTGTGAAGTGCGCACCGCTGGATAGGCTCCCGCCGTGAGCACTGCGTTCGAGTACGAGAAGTCCGGGGCGGAGATCTACCGCCGGTCCTTCGCCACGATCCGCGCCGAGGCCGATCTCGGCGGGCTGCCCGCGGAGGTGGCCCAGGTCGCGGTCCGGATGATCCACGCGTGCGGGATGGTCGACCTGGCGGGCGACCTCGCGTACTCGCCGGACGTCGCGGTCCGCGCCCGTGAGGCGCTGCGCGGGGGCGCACCCGTCCTGTGCGACGTGTCCATGGTGGCCAGCGGCATCACCCGCAAGCGGCTGCCCGCGGACAACGACGTGGTGTGCACGCTGTCCGACCCGTCGGTTCCGGCGCTCGCCGAGCGGCTCGGCACGACGCGCTCCGCTGCGGCGCTGGAGCTGTGGCGGGAGCGGATGGGCGGGGCGGTGGTCGCTGTGGGCAATGCGCCCACGGCCCTCTTCCGGCTCCTGGAACTGGTGCGGGAGGGGGCGGCGCCGCCCGCCGCGGTGATCGGGGTTCCGGTCGGGTTCGTGGGGGCGGTCGAGTCGAAGGACGCGCTGGTGGAGCATGCGGAGGAATTGGGGCTGGAGTATTTGGTGGTGCGGGGGCGACGGGGCGGCAGTGCGATGGCCGCCGCGGCGGTCAACGCTGTTGCTTGTGCGGTGGAATAGGTTCGGGCTCACACCCCGGGGACTGCGCCCCCGGACCCCCGCTGTCGCCCTCCGGGCTCGTCCTCAAACGCCGGACGGGCTGGATTGTGCGCTCAGCACTGAACAGTCCCCGCCCACTCCACCGCCTCCGCCACCGATCCCACGTCTGCCACTCCCGCCGGCACGTCCGGCCGTCGTACCACCAGGACCGGGATCCGCGCCTCTCGCGCTGCGACAAGCTTCGGGGCCGTCGCCTCTCCCCCGCTGTCCTTCGTCACCAGCACATCGATGCCGTACTCCCGCAGGACCGCCCGCTCGCCCTCCACCGTGAACGGCCCACGGGCGAGCAGCACCTGCGACCGGGACGGCAGAGGCGGCTCAGGAGCATCCACGGAGCGCACGACGCAGAACACGTCACGGACGCCCGCAAAGGCCGAGAGGCCCAGCCGTCCGACCGTCAGGAACGCGCGTCGGCCCAGCGTCGGCAGACGCCTCGCCGCCTCCTCCAGCGAAGCGACACCGTGCCAGTCGTCGCCCGGAGCGGGGACCCAGCCGGGGCGGCGCAGTGCCAGCAGGGGAACATGGGCCGTGGCGGCCGCCTGTGCCGCGTGGAAACTGATCGTCCCGGCGAAAGGATGGGTGGCGTCGATGAGCGCGTCCACCTGGAGCTCGCGCAGCGCGCGGGCCAGGCCATCGGCTCCCCCGAAACCGCCGGTCCGCACCTCGCCCGCGGGCAGCAGGGGCCGGGCGACCCGGCCGGCCAGCGAGCTCGTCACGCGCCACCCGGGGTGGCCGGTGGTCAGGGCCTCCGCGAGGCGGCGGGCCTCGGTCGTGCCGCCGAGGATCAGTACGTGCACGGGTGCGGAATCCCTTCATGAGTGAGGCGGGCGGGGCCAAGGGCGGACGCGGCGCCCAACTCAAGCACACCGGGCTGCGGCCCGGCTGGACGACCGGAGCCTGTGCGACGGGCGCGGCCACGGCCGCGTACACCGCGCTTCTGACCGGCGACTTCCCGGACCCGGTGACGATCACGCTGCCGAAGGGGCAGACGCCCGCGTTCGCGCTGGCGGCCGAGGAGCTGACCCGTGAGCACGCCATGGCGGGCATCGTGAAGGACGCGGGCGACGACCCGGACGTCACGCACGGCGCGCTCGTGCGGGCGTCGGTGCGGCTGCTGCCCGCCGGGTCCGGCGTCGTGTTCCGGGCG
The DNA window shown above is from Streptomyces sp. NBC_01445 and carries:
- a CDS encoding thiolase family protein; translated protein: MRPVHFAAARRTPIGKLRGSLSTVRPDDLAAGVIRGLLAGVPELDPARIDDVYWGAANQAGEDNRNIARMAALLAGLPESVPGATVNRLCASGLEAVTTAARTIASGEADVVLAGGSESMSRAPFVLQRPDEALPHKMETYDTRLGWRLVNPKMKELHGVLAMGETAEEVAERYDVPRERQDAFALRSHHNAAEARKNGLFDAEILPVTRPDGVVVDQDECIRPDTSLEKLGTLKPVFRKGGTVTAGNASPMNDGAAGLLLVSEEALHDLGLESLGRYVAGASAGVHPDVMGIGPVPATQKALARVGWSVADIQEAEFNEAFAAQALACVDALGIDPELVNPTGGAIALGHPLGCSGARILTTLLHRMRRTGGSRGLATMCIGVGQGSAVLVERS
- a CDS encoding precorrin-8X methylmutase, giving the protein MSTAFEYEKSGAEIYRRSFATIRAEADLGGLPAEVAQVAVRMIHACGMVDLAGDLAYSPDVAVRAREALRGGAPVLCDVSMVASGITRKRLPADNDVVCTLSDPSVPALAERLGTTRSAAALELWRERMGGAVVAVGNAPTALFRLLELVREGAAPPAAVIGVPVGFVGAVESKDALVEHAEELGLEYLVVRGRRGGSAMAAAAVNAVACAVE
- a CDS encoding cobalt-precorrin-6A reductase gives rise to the protein MHVLILGGTTEARRLAEALTTGHPGWRVTSSLAGRVARPLLPAGEVRTGGFGGADGLARALRELQVDALIDATHPFAGTISFHAAQAAATAHVPLLALRRPGWVPAPGDDWHGVASLEEAARRLPTLGRRAFLTVGRLGLSAFAGVRDVFCVVRSVDAPEPPLPSRSQVLLARGPFTVEGERAVLREYGIDVLVTKDSGGEATAPKLVAAREARIPVLVVRRPDVPAGVADVGSVAEAVEWAGTVQC